From one Rattus norvegicus strain BN/NHsdMcwi chromosome 7, GRCr8, whole genome shotgun sequence genomic stretch:
- the Cnpy2 gene encoding protein canopy homolog 2 precursor → MKGWGWLALLLGVLLGTTWARRSQDLHCGACRALVDELEWEIARVDPKKTIQMGSFRINPDGSQSVVEVPYARSEAHLTELLEEICDRMKEYGEQIDPSTHRKNYVRVVGRNGGSSELDLQGIRIDSDISGTLKFACESIVEEYEDELIEFFSREADNVKDKLCSKRTDLCDHALHRSHDEL, encoded by the exons ATGAAAGGCTGGGGTTGGCTGGCCCTACTTTTGGGGGTCCTGCTGGGAACTACCTGGGCTCGAAGGAGCCAGGATCTACACTGTGGAG CTTGCAGGGCTCTGGTGGATGAATTAGAGTGGGAAATTGCCCGCGTGGACCCCAAGAAGACCATTCAGATGGGATCCTTCCGAATCAATCCAGATGGCAGCCAGTCAGTTGTGGAG GTTCCTTATGCCCGCTCAGAGGCCCACCTCACGGAGTTGCTTGAGGAGATATGTGACCGAATGAAGGAGTATGGGGAACAGATTGACCCTTCTACCCACCGCAAGAACTACGTCCGTGTTGTCGGCCGGAACGGAGgatccagtgaactagacttacAGGGTATCCGAATCGATTCAGATATCAGTGGCACCCTCAAGTTTGCG TGTGAGAGCATTGTGGAGGAGTACGAGGATGAACTTATTGAATTCTTTTCAAGAGAGGCTGACAACGTTAAAGACAAACTTTGCAGTAAGCGGACAG ATCTATGTGACCATGCCCTGCACAGATCTCATGATGAGCTATGA
- the Cnpy2 gene encoding protein canopy homolog 2 isoform X1 has protein sequence MKGWGWLALLLGVLLGTTWARRSQDLHCGACRALVDELEWEIARVDPKKTIQMGSFRINPDGSQSVVEVPYARSEAHLTELLEEICDRMKEYGEQIDPSTHRKNYVRVVGRNGGSSELDLQGIRIDSDISGTLKFAVSYGCAVSSWFLGVHRDSWAQIGSRRRIWCCMLVTRAVEEQWLEDWH, from the exons ATGAAAGGCTGGGGTTGGCTGGCCCTACTTTTGGGGGTCCTGCTGGGAACTACCTGGGCTCGAAGGAGCCAGGATCTACACTGTGGAG CTTGCAGGGCTCTGGTGGATGAATTAGAGTGGGAAATTGCCCGCGTGGACCCCAAGAAGACCATTCAGATGGGATCCTTCCGAATCAATCCAGATGGCAGCCAGTCAGTTGTGGAG GTTCCTTATGCCCGCTCAGAGGCCCACCTCACGGAGTTGCTTGAGGAGATATGTGACCGAATGAAGGAGTATGGGGAACAGATTGACCCTTCTACCCACCGCAAGAACTACGTCCGTGTTGTCGGCCGGAACGGAGgatccagtgaactagacttacAGGGTATCCGAATCGATTCAGATATCAGTGGCACCCTCAAGTTTGCGGTGAGTTATGGCTGTGCGGTGAGTAGCTGGTTCTTGGGAGTTCATAGGGATTCCTGGGCACAGATTGGGAGTCGGCGGCGGATATGGTGTTGCATGCTTGTAACCCGGGCAGTGGAGGAGCAGTGGTTGGAAGATTGGCACTAG
- the Cnpy2 gene encoding protein canopy homolog 2 isoform X2, with amino-acid sequence MGSFRINPDGSQSVVEVPYARSEAHLTELLEEICDRMKEYGEQIDPSTHRKNYVRVVGRNGGSSELDLQGIRIDSDISGTLKFACESIVEEYEDELIEFFSREADNVKDKLCSKRTDLCDHALHRSHDEL; translated from the exons ATGGGATCCTTCCGAATCAATCCAGATGGCAGCCAGTCAGTTGTGGAG GTTCCTTATGCCCGCTCAGAGGCCCACCTCACGGAGTTGCTTGAGGAGATATGTGACCGAATGAAGGAGTATGGGGAACAGATTGACCCTTCTACCCACCGCAAGAACTACGTCCGTGTTGTCGGCCGGAACGGAGgatccagtgaactagacttacAGGGTATCCGAATCGATTCAGATATCAGTGGCACCCTCAAGTTTGCG TGTGAGAGCATTGTGGAGGAGTACGAGGATGAACTTATTGAATTCTTTTCAAGAGAGGCTGACAACGTTAAAGACAAACTTTGCAGTAAGCGGACAG ATCTATGTGACCATGCCCTGCACAGATCTCATGATGAGCTATGA